From a single Desulfobulbaceae bacterium DB1 genomic region:
- a CDS encoding metal transporter: protein MINKLVEFALKFPGLVVVGLIAVLSLGIYKYQHMPVDAFPDISPVMVPVFAEGHGMAPEEIERLITYPIESAMNGLPKVTQIKSTSAFGMAVVYVYFEDDVDIYFARQLVSERLTSAMAELPEMDEPPALGPISTGLGQIFIYYLKADHDKVRTDGKDVNTWLRELNDWVVKFQLQTVPGVTEVLSMGGHVLQYQVKANPNSLRRYGLSLQDVVAAIKENNRNVGGQFLVLGSEEHLVRGVGLIEQLEELQNIPVKVSNGTPVLLKDVADVDYGNEIRRGAVTLDGRQEVVSGIVMKLYGENTSDVIKRLHAKVAEVTKALPEGVELVPYYEQSELVENATGTVKSALLQGGILVLFVLLLFLGNWRTAFIVALSLPVCALLAVIFMDLQDISANLMSLGGIAIAIGMLGDGAIVMVENIYRHMGERNELNEPKLTIIRKAAREVSRPIVFSIAIIIVVFLPIFTLEGVEGKMFSPLAFTVSFALLGSIFAALLLAPVLSLFLLQHREKKEFRLIVLLKNAYRPLLAMALRFKKTVVAFSAGCFLLSLASLQYLGTEFIPTLEEGSILIGVAMAPSISLEKGTETVMEIERKILKYPEVLETVSRVGRPEAGSHPHPVNYAEVHITLKPHDEWKRFSSKEELIAALDKELRKVPGVQLNFTQPIQNAFDELLSGIKAQLAVKLYGEDLHILRSKADEIKKAIDNIPGLVDLSVEQSFGQPQVQVVADRAACARYGVSVSRILEMVEMAVGGEVIDNIYLNTRRFGIHLRYQEKFRDNPQEIRNILLSTADNNLIPLGQVAEVLQVTGPIQINREKNQRRWIIQGNIRGRDMGSVVEDIQQRIAETITLPPGYTIEYGGQFENQQRAMSRLALIVPIVIGSVFLMLWMTFGTFRHAFIIIFNVPLSLIGGIIGLFLMKEYLSVPASVGFIALFGIAVQNGMVLVSYFNDLRDRGKAIHEAVMDGALLRLRPVLMTAATTVLGLLPLLAAQGIGAEIQRPLASVVIFGLTTSTMLTLFVIPAVYSWIEDYNEKRREIR from the coding sequence ATGATCAATAAACTTGTCGAGTTTGCCCTCAAATTTCCCGGCCTGGTCGTCGTCGGACTCATCGCCGTTCTTTCCCTCGGCATCTATAAATACCAGCATATGCCGGTGGACGCCTTTCCGGACATCTCCCCTGTCATGGTGCCGGTATTTGCCGAAGGACACGGCATGGCGCCGGAGGAAATCGAACGCCTGATTACCTATCCCATTGAATCGGCCATGAACGGTCTGCCCAAAGTCACGCAGATAAAGTCGACCTCCGCCTTTGGCATGGCTGTTGTCTATGTCTATTTCGAGGACGATGTTGATATCTATTTTGCCCGTCAGCTTGTTTCGGAACGTCTGACCAGCGCCATGGCGGAATTACCGGAAATGGACGAACCTCCCGCCCTGGGCCCTATTTCCACAGGTCTTGGGCAAATATTCATATATTATCTCAAGGCGGATCACGACAAAGTCAGGACAGACGGCAAGGATGTCAACACCTGGCTGCGGGAGTTGAATGACTGGGTTGTGAAATTTCAACTGCAGACGGTTCCCGGGGTTACAGAGGTCCTTTCGATGGGTGGCCATGTCCTGCAATACCAGGTGAAAGCAAACCCGAATTCCCTCCGGCGCTATGGGTTGTCCCTGCAAGACGTGGTGGCCGCCATCAAGGAAAACAACCGCAATGTCGGCGGCCAGTTTCTGGTGCTCGGCTCGGAGGAGCATCTGGTGCGCGGCGTTGGACTGATTGAGCAGCTTGAGGAATTGCAGAATATACCGGTCAAAGTCAGCAACGGCACACCGGTTTTACTCAAGGATGTGGCTGATGTCGATTACGGCAACGAAATCCGTCGAGGCGCCGTGACACTTGACGGCCGCCAGGAAGTCGTTTCCGGCATCGTCATGAAACTCTATGGGGAAAACACCTCCGATGTCATCAAAAGACTGCATGCCAAGGTGGCCGAGGTGACAAAGGCGCTGCCCGAGGGTGTGGAACTCGTTCCCTATTACGAGCAGTCCGAACTTGTTGAAAACGCCACAGGCACCGTCAAGTCGGCCCTCCTGCAGGGAGGAATCCTGGTTTTGTTCGTCCTGCTGCTTTTCCTCGGGAACTGGCGGACAGCATTCATAGTTGCCCTGTCCCTTCCCGTATGCGCCCTTTTGGCGGTCATCTTCATGGATTTGCAGGATATTTCAGCCAACCTGATGTCGCTGGGCGGCATTGCAATTGCCATCGGCATGCTTGGTGACGGCGCCATTGTCATGGTGGAAAACATTTATCGCCACATGGGTGAACGCAATGAGCTGAATGAACCCAAACTCACGATTATCCGGAAAGCGGCACGCGAAGTGAGCAGGCCCATCGTCTTTTCCATTGCAATTATTATCGTTGTTTTTCTGCCGATTTTTACCCTGGAAGGCGTTGAAGGAAAAATGTTTTCCCCGCTGGCGTTTACCGTGTCCTTTGCCCTGTTGGGATCGATATTCGCCGCTCTTCTTCTTGCGCCTGTTCTTTCCCTTTTCCTTCTGCAACACCGTGAGAAGAAAGAGTTCCGCCTCATCGTCCTGCTGAAAAACGCATACAGACCCCTGCTTGCCATGGCACTCCGTTTCAAAAAAACAGTGGTGGCCTTTTCCGCCGGTTGCTTTCTCCTCAGCCTTGCCTCCCTGCAATACCTGGGAACGGAATTTATCCCGACCCTGGAAGAGGGATCCATCTTGATAGGTGTTGCCATGGCGCCGTCCATTTCCCTGGAAAAGGGCACTGAAACCGTCATGGAAATCGAGCGTAAAATCCTGAAGTATCCCGAGGTGCTGGAAACGGTATCACGCGTCGGACGCCCGGAAGCAGGCAGTCATCCACACCCCGTCAATTACGCGGAGGTCCATATCACCCTGAAACCACATGACGAATGGAAGCGGTTCAGCAGCAAGGAAGAGCTTATCGCGGCCCTGGATAAGGAACTGCGGAAAGTACCGGGCGTCCAATTGAACTTTACCCAGCCCATCCAGAACGCTTTTGACGAACTTCTGTCCGGAATCAAGGCACAGCTTGCCGTAAAGCTGTACGGCGAAGATCTGCACATCCTCCGATCAAAAGCGGATGAAATCAAAAAAGCCATAGACAATATCCCGGGGCTTGTCGATCTGTCCGTTGAGCAGAGCTTTGGACAGCCCCAGGTTCAGGTTGTCGCGGACCGCGCCGCCTGTGCCCGATACGGCGTCAGCGTCAGCCGGATTCTTGAGATGGTGGAGATGGCGGTTGGAGGAGAGGTCATCGACAATATTTATCTCAACACGCGACGCTTCGGCATCCATTTACGGTATCAGGAGAAGTTTCGCGACAACCCCCAGGAAATACGAAACATTTTGCTGTCAACGGCGGACAATAACCTTATCCCTCTCGGGCAGGTTGCGGAAGTGCTTCAGGTGACAGGCCCCATTCAGATCAACCGGGAAAAAAATCAGCGCCGCTGGATTATTCAGGGAAATATTCGCGGTCGGGACATGGGAAGCGTTGTCGAGGACATCCAACAGAGGATTGCGGAAACGATAACTCTGCCGCCCGGATACACCATCGAATATGGCGGGCAATTTGAAAATCAGCAGCGGGCAATGTCCCGGCTGGCCCTCATTGTACCCATTGTCATCGGCAGCGTTTTTCTCATGCTGTGGATGACATTCGGCACATTCCGCCATGCCTTCATCATCATCTTCAATGTCCCCCTTTCCCTTATCGGCGGCATAATCGGGCTCTTTCTCATGAAAGAATATCTCTCTGTTCCCGCTTCTGTCGGATTCATCGCCCTTTTCGGCATCGCCGTGCAGAACGGCATGGTCCTGGTGAGCTATTTCAACGACTTGCGAGACCGAGGAAAAGCGATCCACGAGGCGGTGATGGATGGCGCATTGCTTCGTTTGCGGCCGGTGCTGATGACTGCGGCCACAACAGTTCTCGGCCTGCTGCCGCTGCTTGCCGCCCAAGGCATCGGTGCTGAAATCCAGCGTCCGCTGGCCTCTGTTGTTATCTTTGGGCTCACCACCTCCACCATGCTCACCCTTTTTGTCATACCTGCCGTGTACAGCTGGATAGAAGACTACAATGAAAAAAGGAGGGAAATCCGATGA